The stretch of DNA CTGGGGCGCGGCCTTTCCCGTATTGACCGTGGAAGACTGGGTGCAGGCCCAGGCCCGCGTGGCTGACCATTTCGGCATCGAGCGCTTCGCGGCGGTGATGGGCGGATCGCTGGGCGGCATGCAGGCGCTGTCCTGGGCCATCACCTGCCCGCAGCGGGTGGCGCATTGCATCGTTATCGCCAGCACGCCGCGCCTGTCGGCGCAGAACATCGGATTTAACGAAGTGGCGCGCCGCGCCATCATCACCGATCCGGATTTCAACGGCGGGGACTACTACGCGCACGACACCGTCCCTGGCCGCGGCCTATCGGTGGCGCGCATGATCGGCCACATCACCTATCTGTCGGACGACGACATGGCCGAGAAATTCGGCCGCGCGCAGCGCGAGCCGGCGGCGGACGGCGACTATCGTTACGGCTACGACGTGGAGTTCGAGGTCGAGTCGTACCTGCGCTACCAGGGCGAGAAATTCTCGCGCTACTTCGACGCCAACACCTATTTGCTGATCACGCGCGCGCTGGACTATTTCGATCCGGCGCGCAATACCGGCGGCGATCTGGCCCGCGCGCTGGCGCCGGCCACGGCCGATTTCCTGCTGACCTCCTTTTCGACCGACTGGCGCTTTCCGCCCGAGCGTTCGCGCGAGATCGTCCGCGCGCTGCTCAAGAACGGCAGCCCGGTCACCTACGCCGAGATCGACGCGCCGCACGGCCACGACGCCTTCCTGCTGGACGATCCGCGTTACCTTGCCGTAGTGCGCGGCTACTACGAACGCATCGCGCGCAAGCTCAACTTGCCCGAGGTGCTTGCATGAGTCTGGTGTCCGCACGTCCTGGGGAGCATTGCGGCGCCATCGCGCTGCGCCCCGACCTGGCGCGTATCGCGCAGTGGATCGAGCCGGGCAGCCGGGTCCTGGATCTGGGCTGCGGCGACGGCGCGCTCCTGGCTTGGCTGCGCGACAATCGTCAAGTGCGTGGCGCCGGCGTGGAGATCGACGACCAATGCGTCATTGCCTGCGTGCAGCGCGGGGTCGAGGTCATCCAGCAGAATATGGAGGGTGGGCTGGCCCTGTTCGGCGACAAGCAGTTCGAAACCGTGGTGCTGTCGCAGACGCTGCAGTCCATGCATCACACCACGCACATCCTGCGCGAGATGATGCGGGTGGCGAGCCAGGGCATTGTGTCCTTTCCCAACTTTGGCTATTGGCCGCACGGCTGGTCGATTCTGCGCGGCCGTATGCCGGTGACGGGGCAGATGCCCTACCAGTGGTACAACACGCCCAACATCCATCTGTGCACGCTGCGCGATTTCGAGGACCTGGCCGCGCAGGTGGGTTTGCGCATTATCGAGCGCGCCACGTTCAATCAGGCGCGCGAGGTACGGGTGCTGCCGCACTGGCGCAGCACGCTGGCCATGTACCGGTTCGCCTCGGGTTGAATTTTTTTGCAAAGGAATGCGCCCATGACGGATGCGAGCACCGCGAGATCGGCGGGCAACGTCTATTTCAGCCGTCGCGTAGCACCGCAACTGGCCCTGGGTTTCGCCAGCGGGCTGCCTCTGGCCTTGACCGGCGGCACGCTGCAGGCCTGGGCCACGGTCTCGAACGTTTCGCTGCAGAACATAGGTTTTCTCACGCTGGTGGGTACGGCCTACACGCTCAAGTTCCTGTGGGCGCCGCTGATCGACCGCTACGCACCGCCCTGGCTGGGCAGGCGTCGCGGCTGGATGCTGCTGATGCAGATGCTGCTGGCCCTGGCCATCATGGGCATGGGCCTGCTCTCGCCCGGTTCGGCCTTGCCGGAACTGGCTATGCTGGCCGTGGTGGTGGCGGTGCTGTCGGCCACGCAGGACATCGCCTTCGACGCCTATAGTACCGACGTGCTGCACGGCGAGGAGCGTGGCGCGGGCGCGGCCGTCAAGGTGCTGGGCTACCGCATCGCCATGATCGTTTCGGGCGGACTGGCCCTGGTGCTGGCCGACAGCTGGCTGGGCTGGGGGCATATGTATGTGCTCATGGGCGTGCTGATGCTGGTTTGCACGGCCGCCACGCTATGGGCGCCGGAACCCGACGCGCCGGCCGCGGCGCCCGGCAATCTGGGGCAGGCCCTGGTCGAACCGTTCCGTGAATTCTTCAGCCGGCACGGCGCGGCCGGACTGCTTTTGCTCATTGTGCTCTACAAGCTGGGCGATGCGTTCGCCGGCGCGCTGTCCACGACTTTCCTGATCCGCGCGGCCGGCTATACCGCCACCCAGGTCGGCACGGTCAACAAGGTGCTGGGTCTGGCCGCGACCATCGTGGGGGCGCTTGCGGGCGGCGCCATCATGGCGCGCTGGGGCCTGTATCGTTCGCTCATGGCCTTCGGCCTGCTGCAGGCGGTGTCCAATCTGGGTTACTGGCTGATCTCGGTCAGTCCCAACCATCTCTGGTTGATGGCCGCGGGCGTCGGTGTCGAAAACCTGTGCGGCGGGCTGGGCACGGCGGCTTTCGTCGGCCTTCTGATGGCCTTGTGTCGACATGAATATTCGGCCACGCAGTTCGCGCTGCTGTCGGCGCTGTCGGCCGTGGGCCGCACTTACCTGGCGGGGCCGCTTACGCCCACGCTGGTCGAGCATCTGGGCTGGCCTGGTTTTTTCCTGTTTTCTGTCGTTATCGGCGTGCCCGGGTTGCTGCTGCTGTATGCCTATCGCGCGCGGATCGGCGCGCTTGAAGGTGAGGTGAAGTAGCAAAATTGACGTTTTTAAATGTCAATATTTACGGCGATTAGCCGGCGTGAACCTTGTTGTTGGCCGGAGATATGCAAGAAATCAGGGTCTTCCCCGATCTATTTGATACCGGAATCGCCTAGCATTGCTGCGCTCGAATCAAAACAATAGCGCGGAAGATTTCCATGGTCAGGCCCCCCCGAGCGCACCAATTCAAAATACTCGCCGGGATAGTTGGCATGATCGTGCTGTGCGGCCTGGTTGGGACCAGCTATGCCCGCGTTCTTTTGCTGATCCTGGGCGTGGCGGTCATCGCCTGCCTGCTGGCTTACGACCGTAGGCAGATGCAGCGCAAGACGGATCATGCTTTCGGCATTTTCGACCGCATCTTCGAACATTCGCGCAATGGCGTGGCCGTGCTTGATGCGCAAGGCCGGGTGCAGCGGATCAACCCGGCGTACGTGCGTATGACGGGCTATACCGAGGCCGAGCTGCTGGGCACCCGATTGCGCAGCCTGAACTCGGGCCGCCAGACGCCGCAGTTCTACGAGGGCATCTGGAAGGCCGTGCGCGAGCAGGGTCATTGGGAAGGAAAGGTCTGGAACCGCAGGAAAGACGGTTCCATCTATCTGGAGTCGGTCGCGCTCAAAGGACTGGACCCGCACGCGTCGGGCGATAGCGAAAACTATATGGTGCTCGCTTCCGACGCCACGGAACGCCACATGGACCGTGAATACCTGGGCTACCTGGCCTTGCACGACGCGTTGACCGGCCTGCCCAATCGGCTGCAGTTCGCCGACCGCATCGAACAGGCGATGGCGCGTGCGCGCCGCACGTCGAGCATGCTGGCCGTGCTTTTCATCGATCTGGATGGCTTCAAGCAGGTCAACGATACCTACGGCCATGCCGGCGGGGACGCCGTGCTCAAGGTCGTGGCGGCCAGGTTCAAGCATGGCCTGCGCGATACCGATACGGTCGCCCGCCTGTCCGGCGACGAGTTCACGGTCATACTCGAAGGCCTGAACCACCCCGAGTCCAACGGCTATGTCGGGCAGATCGCGGACATGCTGCTTACCTCGCTGGCTCAGCCTATCGAGCTCGACGGCCAGCATGTCTGCGTCAGTGCCAGCATTGGCGTGAGCCTTTCGCCCGGCGTGACGGATCCCGACGAGCTGCTCGACCGCGCCGATCAGGCCATGTACCGGGCCAAGGCGCTGGGCAAGAATCAAGTGTGCTTCTATTCGGGGCGGACCGAAGCGGTTGCCTGAGGCGACGGGCTACAAGTCGAAGTCGTAATCCACCGTCAGCGGCGCGTGGTCGCTGAATTTCTCGCCTTTATAGACGCCGCTGGCGCGGGCGCAGGCCGCGACGGGTCCGGTGGCCAGTTGGTAATCGATGCGCCACCCCACGTTCTTGGCATAGGCCTGGCCGCGATTGCTCCACCACGTGTAGCACGCGTCGGTGGTGTCGGGATGCAGCGCGCGGTAGACGTCGCTCAGCTCGCCTTCACCCAGCAGCCAGGTCATCCAGGCGCGTTCCTCGGGCAGGAAGCCGCTGTTCTTGAGGTTGCCTTTCCAGTTCTTCAGGTCGGCTTGCGTGTGCGCGATGTTGACGTCGCCCACCAGGATGAATTGGCGGTCGGCCTTCAGGCGCATGAGATGCGGATAAATGAAGTCCAGGAAGCGATACTTGGCCTGCTGGCGCTCATCGCTGCTGGAACCGCTGGGAAAGTAGCAGCTGACGACACTGAACTTGCGCGCAGGCGTGTCAAAGCGCAGCTCGACCCAGCGGCCTTCGGCGTCGAATTCCGGATTGCCGATGCCACGCACGACTTGGCTGGGTTCGTGTCGGCTGTACAGGCCCACGCCGGAATACCCCTTTTTCTCAGCGTAATGGAAGTAGCCGGCCATCTTCTCGTGGCGGTCGAAAACGCCCGTGACCTGGTCGTGCTGGGCCTTGACCTCCTGCACGCCGACGACGTCGGCGTCTTGCCGGCCCATCCAGTCGAAAAAACCCTTGGAAGCGGCCGAACGGATGCCGTTCAGGTTGGCGGAGATGACACGGAACATGGCTTTATCCGGGGATATCAAACGCCGTATTTGGCGCGGTAGGCGGCCACGGCCGCCTTGTGTTCGGCAAAGCCCGACTCGTGCTCGAGCAGCGCCATGATGTCGTGCAGGCTGGCGATGCTGACCACCGGCATGCCGTAGGTATTGGCCACTTCCTGAACGGCGGAATGAGGCGAGAGGGCGTTGTCCGGGCCCGCGCGCTCCATGCGGTCCAGGGCGATCAGGACGGCGGCGGGAGTGGCCTTGGACAGCTGGATCATGTGAACGGATTCGCGCACCGAGGTGCCGGCCGAGATGACGTCATCGATGATGATGACGCGGCCGGTAAGCGCAGCCCCCACCAGGGAGCCGCCTTCGCCGTGATCCTTGGCTTCCTTGCGGTTGAAGGCAAAGGGCACGTCGTGGCCGCGTGCGGCCAAGGCCAGCGCCAGGGCGGTGACAAGAGGGATGCCCTTGTACGCCGGGCCGTACAGCATGTCGAATTGCACGCCCGAGGCCAGCAGCGCCTGAGCGTAGAAGTCGGCCAGCTTGGCGACCGCCGCGCCGGTGTTGAACAGGCCCGCGTTGAAAAAGTAGGGGCTCAGGCGGCCGGCCTTGGTCGTGAAGGCGCCGAATTTCAGGACGCCCAGTTCGGCGGCGAAGCGCACGAAGTCGGTGCGAAAGGTACTGCTGTCGGAGGCAGGAATTTGGGACACGGCGATTACATTACAGATGCGGCGGGCAGAACCCGGCGCCGCGTTCAGGGTACGGCGTCATTGTAAATAAAGCCTGCGCCGATCGCCGCGTGCGCCGTGCGCATCGCCATCGCGCGAACGGCTTTTGCGCGGTTCTTCAAGGCTGGCGGGTCCTAGCCGCCCAGCTTCTGCTTGAGCAGATCGTTGACTTGCTGCGGGTTGGCCTTGCCTTTGGCGGCCTTCATGATCTGGCCCACCAACGAATTGAAGGCCTTTTGCTTGCCGGCGCGGTACTCCTGGACGATGGCTTGATTGGCGGCCAGCACCTGGTCGATCATCGCGCCGATGGCGCCGGTGTCGCTGATCTGCTTGAGGCCGCGGGCCTCGATGATGGCGTCGGGTGCGCCGCCGTTCTCGCCAGCCCACATGGCGGCAAAGACTTCGCGGGCGATCTTGTTGGAGAGGGTGCCGTCCAGGATGCGGCTGATCAGCGCGGCGAGCGCGGCGGCCGGCACCGGGCACTGGTCGATGTCCCTCTCTTCGCGGTTCAACTGCGCGGCGACCTCGCCCATGACCCAGTTGGCGGCCAGTTTGGCCTGGCCGGCGGGCAAGGCCTTCGCGGTTTCTTCGAAGTAGCGGGCCATGGCGCGGCTGGAAACCAGCTGCGCGGCGTCGTAGGCCGGCAGGCCGTAGTCGCAGGCAAAACGCTGGCGCTGCGCATCGGGCAGCTCGGGCATGGCGGTACGCACTTTCTCGATCCACTCCTGGCTGATCACCAGGGGCGGCAGATCGGGATCGGGGAAATAGCGATAGTCGTGCGCGTCTTCCTTGCTGCGCATGCTGCGCGTCTGGTCGCGGTCGGCGTCGTACAGCCGGGTTTCCTGCACCACCGTGCCGCCGTCCTCGATGAGTTCGATCTGGCGCCTGGCTTCGAACAGGATGGCGCGTTCCAGAAAGCGGAACGAGTTGACGTTCTTGACCTCGGCGCGCGTACCGAATTCCTTCTGGCCCCGGGGGCGCACGGATACGTTGGCGTCGCAGCGGAAGGAGCCTTCCTGCATATTGCCGTCGCAGATGCCCAGCCACACCACCAGGCCGTGCAGCGCGCGCGCATAGGCCACCGCTTCGGCGGCGGAGCGCATTTCAGGCTCGGAGACGATTTCCAGCAGCGGCGTGCCGGCGCGATTCAGGTCGATGCCGCTGGCCGGCCTGCCGTTGGCCAGCGTGAAATCGTCGTGCAGCGACTTGCCCGCGTCTTCTTCCAGGTGCGCGCGCGTCAGGTGCACCACCTTTTCTTCTTCGCCGACGAAAAAGCGGATCTCGCCGCCCGAGACCACCGGCAGTTCGTACTGGCTGATCTGGTAGCCCTTGGGCAGGTCGGGGTAGAAGTAGTTCTTGCGCGCGAAGACCGAGCGCGGCGCCACGCTGCCGCCCACCGCCAGGCCGAACTGGATGGCGCGCTCGGCCGCGCCGCGATTCATCACGGGCAGGCTGCCGGGCAGGGCCAGGTCGACGGCGTTGGCCTGCGTGTTGGGCGCCGCGCCGAAGCGGGTGCTGCTGCCCGAGAAGATCTTGGAGTCGGTGGAAAGCTGCGTATGCGTTTCCAGGCCGATGACGATTTCCCATTCCATACAGGGTTCCAATTGATTATTGCTGTGGGCAAAAATAGCCGCGGGAGGCGCCCGCCCCTCCCAAGGCGCCGGTAGCCTTCCCGGGGGGCAGCGAGGGAAGTGCGTGCGGGGACATCATTTTTCGACGGGCGTCTTCTTGTGCCAATCGGTGACTTGCTGGTAGCGGTCGGCGATGGCCAACAGGCGGCCTTCGTCGAAGTAGTTGCCGATAATCTGAAGGCCGACGGGGCGACTCCTGTCGCCGAAGCCCACGGGCACCGACATGCCCGGCAGGCCCACCAGATTCAGGCTCAGGGTGTAGATGTCCATGAGCCATTCGGAGGTGGGGTCGCCGCTCTTTTTGCCCAGGTCCCACGCCACGGTGGGCGACACCGGCCCCATGATCACGTCGCAACGGTCCGCGAAGGCGCGCTGGAAATCCTGCGCGATCATGCGGCGCAGGCGCTGGGCCTGCAGGTAGTAGGCGTCGTAGTAGCCGTGCGACAGCACGTAGGCCCCGGTGAGGATGCGGCGTTTCACTTCTTCGCCGAAACCCTGGGAGCGCGAGCGGCTGATCATTTCGGTGAGACCGTCGTAGTCGGCGGCGCGGTGGCCGTAACGCACGCCGTCGTAGCGCGACAGATTGCTCGACGCTTCGGCCGGCGCGATCACGTAGTAGGCCGGGATCGACAGCTCAGTACGCGGCAGGCAGATGTCCACGCGCTGTGCCCCCAGGACCTCGAACTGCTTGAGCGCGGCGTCGATGGGCGCGACGACATCGGCCGCCAGGCCCGCGCCGAAGAATTCCTTGGGCACGCCGATGCGCAGGCCTTTCAGGGGCTGACTGCCGGCAGCGTCGAAATCGTCTTGTACGGCATCGAAAGCGGCGCGCACGCGGCCAGGCGCGTTGGCCGCGCCGTCGCAGAATTCGAGGCTGGTGGCGTCGCGCTCATCGAAGCCGCTCATCACGTCCAGCAGTTCGAGCAGGTCTCGGCTGCTGCGCGCGAACACGCCGGCCTGGTCCAGGCTGGAGCCATAGGCGATCATGCCGAAGCGCGATACCGTGCCGTAGGTAGGCTTGATGCCGCTGACCCCGCAAAGCGAGGCGGGCTGGCGCACCGAGCCGCCCGTGTCGGTGCCGGTGGTGGCCACGGCCAGGCCCGCCGCCACTGCGGCGGCCGAGCCGCCCGAGGAACCGCCGGGCACGGCGTTTTCGTCCCAGGGGTTGCGCACGGGGCCGTAGGCCGAGTTCTCGTTGCTCGAACCCATGGCGAACTCGTCGCAGTTGAGCTTGCCCAGCGATACGGCGCCTGCCCGCTGCAGGCGTTCGACCACGGTGGCATCGAAGGGGCTGACGTAGCCTTCGAGCATTTTGCTGCCCGCGGTGGTGCGCCATCCGCGCGTGACGAACACGTCCTTGTGGGCAATGGGGATGCCGGCGAGCGGGCCGGCGCTGCCGGCGGCCAGGGCCGCGTCGGCGGCGCGCGCCTGAGCCAGCGTGAGATCAGCGTCGATGTGCAGAAAAGCGTTCAGGCGCGCCGCGGCGCGCGCCGCGTCCAGCGCGCTTTGCGCCAGTTCGACCGCGCCGACGCGGCGCTGCTTGAGGGCCTCGCGCAGGCCGGCGATGTTGCCGAATTCGTTGTGCAGAGCGGAGTTCGCCATGTGGGATTGCATCCAGCTTGATGGGGGCGGCGCGTCGGGCGCCGCGCGTTTTTATTCGATGACCTTGGGAACCAGGAACAGGCCGTCGCCGGTATCCGGCGCGTTGGCCAGCATTTCGTCGCGCTGCGCCGCGCAGGAGCGTTCGGTGACGGTGTCTTCGCGCAGGCGCAGGATCACGTCTTCATGGGCCGACAGCGGGTGGGCCATGGGTTCGATGCCCTGCGTATCGACAGCCTGCAGGCGTTCGATCAGATGCAGGATGCCGTTGAGTTCTTCCTGGGCGCGCACGCGCTGCTCGGAAGTGAGCTCGATGCGGGCCAGCCGGGCGATGCGGGCCACGTCTTGTTCGTTCAGGGCCATGGGAGTGAAGGAAATGTGAAAGCTGAGCGGGGCATCGCGTAACGCTGCGGAACTGAGCCGTTACAAACGATGAATTGCCGGGATTTAGCGTTATTTCCCGCAAAATTATAAGTTATCATTGAGGGCTTAATCGCTGAAGTCATTGTACGTGCAGCAACGCGGCGACCGGAGGGCGGCACGCCCAGGTGGGACCAGCGGGTGGCTAGTCCGCCGGCGACCTATTTAAAACTTGCGCCCTGACCCTAATTTATTGAATTTCGCTGAGTTCACATGTTTGGATTCCTACGCAGCTATTTTTCCAGCGATATGGCGATCGACCTCGGTACCGCCAATACGCTCATCTACGTTCGCGGCAAGGGCATCGTGCTCGATGAGCCGTCCGTGGTTGCCATCCGTCACGAAGGCGGTTCCAGCGGCAAGAAGATCATCCAGGCCGTCGGCCGCGAAGCCAAGCAGATGCTGGGCCGCGTGCCCGGCAACATCGAAGCCATCCGTCCGATGAAGGACGGCGTGATCGCCGACTTCACCGTGACCGAGCAGATGCTCAAGCAGTTCATCCGCATGGTGCATCCGCGCAATATGCTCGCGCCTTCGCCGCGCATTATCGTTTGCGTGCCCTGCGGCTCGACCCAGGTCGAGCGCCGCGCCATCCGAGAATCCGCGCTGGGCGCCGGCGCTTCGCATGTCTACCTGATCGAGGAGCCCATGGCTGCGGCCATCGGCGCTGGTCTGGCCGTGTCCGACGCGAGCGGCTCCATGGTGGTCGACATCGGCGGGGGTACGACCGAAGTGGCCGTGATCTCGCTGGGCGGCATGGTCTACAAGGGCTCGGTGCGCGTGGGCGGCGACAAGTTCGACGAAGCCATCGTCAATTATATTCGCCGCAACTACGGCATGCTTATCGGCGAACCCACTGCCGAGCTCATCAAGAAGGAAATCGGTTCGGCCTTTCCGGGCTCCGAAGTCCGCGAGATCGAGGTCAAGGGCCGCAATTTGGCCGAAGGCGTGCCGCGCAGCTTTACCGTTTCGTCCAACGAGATCCTCGAATCGCTGACCGATCCGCTTAATCAGATCGTCTCGGCCGTCAAGATCGCGCTGGAACAGACCCCGCCCGAGCTGGGCGCCGATATTACCGACAAGGGCATCGCCCTGACCGGTGGCGGCGCGCTGCTGCGCGACCTGGACCGTCTGCTGCAGGAAGAAACCGGCCTGCCGGTGGTGGTGGCCGACGATCCGCTTACCTGCGTGGTGCGCGGCTGCGGCGAGGCGCTCGAGCATCTCGAGAGACTGGGCGCCATCTTCATCAACGATTGAGGCCGTGTTGCCGTCGCCCGCCGTGCGATACTGTGCGAGCGGTCGGCGCGCTTGCCGGCCCCCTTTCCTGACGGGCCGGCCCAAGATGAAACGACCCCTGCGCTGTACCTTCGGCTTGCTGTTTCTCAAGGGGGCGCGTCAGCTCCGTAAGGTAGCCCGGCGGAACTGATATGCAAGGACAAACCCCTCCGTTGTTTCGGCGCGGCCCGCCCGCGGAAGTCCGGCTGGCGGTGCTGGTCGTGTTGGCGCTGACGCTGATGCTGGTCGATGCGCGCATGCGTGTTCTCGAACCGGTGCGCCGCGCGGTCGCCATCGCGCTTTATCCCTTCCAGCGCGTCGTCCTTGCGCCGCGAGACTTGGTCGAGCAGGTCGACGAGTGGGTCAACGCCGCCAATCTCATACGCCAGGAAAACGAGGCCCTGCAGCGCCAGCGTATCGAGCTGGCCCAGGTGTCCACCCACGCCCAGCAGGTGGCCACGGAAAACGCCCAGCTGCGCCGGCTGCTCGGTATCACCGAGCACACTTCCGAGCCGACCGTGGTGGTCGAGGTGTTCTACGAGCCGCCCGACGGCGGCGGTCAGCAGCGCCTGGTGTTCAACAAGGGCAGCAGGGCAGGCCTGGCGCCCGGCATGCCCGTGATCGACGAAGGCGGCGTGGTGGGCCAGTTGGTGCGCGTCACGCCCATGACGTCCGAGGCGGCCTTGCTCACGGACGATCGCGTTTCCATACCGGTCCAGGTGCTGCGCAACGGCCTGCGGCTCATCGCGTTCGGCACCAATACGCCGGGCCAGATCGAGGTGCGCTATCTGTCGGCTAACGCCGATGTGCGCGTGGGCGACGTGCTCATCACCAGCGGCGTGGGCGGATTTTTCCCGGCCGGCCTGCAGGTGGCCAAGATCACCTCCATCGATCGCAACTCGGCCTCGGGTTTCGCGCAGGCCATGGGCGAGCCTCTGTCGCATCCCGAGCGGTATCGCCACTTCCTGGTGCTGCAGGTCGACGTGGGCAAGGCCACGAAAATGCAGCAGGAAGAGGGCGATGACAACTAATCCTTCCTCCCAGGAACAGCAGGACGCCTCCGGCCGTCTGGTGGGACTGGTCGGCAATGCGCACTCTGACCGCCTGATGCGTCCGGCGCGCGGCGTGTTTGTCTGGACCACACTCATCGTGGTGTGGCTCGCCTCGATGCTGCCCTGGCGCCTGTGGCCGGCGGCGCCCGACATGATGGCGCTGGTGCTGGCCTACTGGAGCGCCTACGAGAGCCGCCGCGTGGGCCTGGTGACGGCTTTCGTCTTTGGCATCTTGCTGGACGTGCACGACACGGCCTTGCTGGGAGGCCATGCGCTCACCTACGCCCTGGTGGTCTACGGCGCGCAGTTGCTGCAGCGACGCCTGCAGCGTTTCGACCTGCTGAGCCAGGCCGTGCACATGTTGCCGGTATTCCTGCTCGCGCCTTTGAGCACACATCTGATGGTTGCTTGGCTGGCGGGGCACTGGCCGGGCTGGTGGTGGGCGGTAGGCGCCCTGATCACCGCCGCGCTGTGGCCCATCGTGGGCTGGGTGCTGCAACTGCCGCAGCGCAGGCTGGACGACGTGGAATCTTCCGCGGTCTGAGGCCCGAGAGCGCAGCCGCGATGTTCGAATTCAAAAACACCAGTCTTCAGAAAAAGCGGCGTTTTCGCTTGCGCGCCCTGGTGGGGGCGGCTGTGGTGCTGGTGTGCTTTGGCATGCTGGCGTCGCGCTTCTGGGTGCTGCAGGTGGTGCGTTATCAGGGGTTTTCCGAACGCGCGGACCGCAACCGGATCGCGCTGGTGCCCATCCCGCCGCGTCGCGGCGAGATCTACGACCGCAACGGTGTGGTGCTGGCGCGCAACTACCGTACTTATACGCTCGAAGTCACGCCGGCCGATTTCGGCATTCACTACAACTACGACAAGCTCTTTGACCGCTTGTCGCACGTGGTCTACCTGAGTCCGAGCGACAAGCGCAAGTTCAAGCGCCAGCTCGGCGAAACCAGCCGCGTGGACACCGTGACGCTGCGCGACAATCTCAACGATACCGAAGCATCGTGGTTCGCCGCGCACGCCTTCATGTTTCCTGGTGTCGAACTCAAGGCGCGCTGGGTGCGGCAATATCCCCAGGGAGCCGCCGCCGCGCAGGTGGTGGGCTACATCAGCCGCATTTCCGACAGCGATCTGGAAGAACTCGACAAGAAAGGCGAGACCGGCAACTATCGCGGCACCGAATACATCGGCAAGAAGGGCATAGAGCAAAGCTACGAAAAGGTGCTGCACGGCACGACCGGCGTGCAGGAAGTGGAAATCACGGCGGGCGGACGTCCGGTGCGCACCCTGAGCCGCACCGATCCGGTGGCCGGGTCGGACCTGAAGCTGTCCCTGGACATGGGCCTGCAGCGTGTGGCCGAGCAGGCCTTCGGCAAAGAGGACGGCGCGCTGGTGGCCATCGATCCGAACACGGGCGAGGTGCTGGCCTTTGTCTCGATGCCTTCGTACGATCCGAACCTGTTCGTCAACGGCATCGACGTGGACAACTGGAAGCAGCTCAACGAGTCGCCCGACCACCCGCTGATCGACCGGCCTTTGACCAGTGCTTTTCCCATCGGATCGACCTATAAGCCCTTCGTGGCGCTGGCCATGCTGACGCTGGGCAAGCGCGACCCCAACGCCCAGATTCCGGATCCGGGCTATTTCGAGTTCGGTGGACAGAAATTCCACAACTCGGGAGGC from Bordetella sp. FB-8 encodes:
- the gatA gene encoding Asp-tRNA(Asn)/Glu-tRNA(Gln) amidotransferase subunit GatA — translated: MANSALHNEFGNIAGLREALKQRRVGAVELAQSALDAARAAARLNAFLHIDADLTLAQARAADAALAAGSAGPLAGIPIAHKDVFVTRGWRTTAGSKMLEGYVSPFDATVVERLQRAGAVSLGKLNCDEFAMGSSNENSAYGPVRNPWDENAVPGGSSGGSAAAVAAGLAVATTGTDTGGSVRQPASLCGVSGIKPTYGTVSRFGMIAYGSSLDQAGVFARSSRDLLELLDVMSGFDERDATSLEFCDGAANAPGRVRAAFDAVQDDFDAAGSQPLKGLRIGVPKEFFGAGLAADVVAPIDAALKQFEVLGAQRVDICLPRTELSIPAYYVIAPAEASSNLSRYDGVRYGHRAADYDGLTEMISRSRSQGFGEEVKRRILTGAYVLSHGYYDAYYLQAQRLRRMIAQDFQRAFADRCDVIMGPVSPTVAWDLGKKSGDPTSEWLMDIYTLSLNLVGLPGMSVPVGFGDRSRPVGLQIIGNYFDEGRLLAIADRYQQVTDWHKKTPVEK
- the gatC gene encoding Asp-tRNA(Asn)/Glu-tRNA(Gln) amidotransferase subunit GatC, whose amino-acid sequence is MALNEQDVARIARLARIELTSEQRVRAQEELNGILHLIERLQAVDTQGIEPMAHPLSAHEDVILRLREDTVTERSCAAQRDEMLANAPDTGDGLFLVPKVIE
- a CDS encoding rod shape-determining protein; its protein translation is MFGFLRSYFSSDMAIDLGTANTLIYVRGKGIVLDEPSVVAIRHEGGSSGKKIIQAVGREAKQMLGRVPGNIEAIRPMKDGVIADFTVTEQMLKQFIRMVHPRNMLAPSPRIIVCVPCGSTQVERRAIRESALGAGASHVYLIEEPMAAAIGAGLAVSDASGSMVVDIGGGTTEVAVISLGGMVYKGSVRVGGDKFDEAIVNYIRRNYGMLIGEPTAELIKKEIGSAFPGSEVREIEVKGRNLAEGVPRSFTVSSNEILESLTDPLNQIVSAVKIALEQTPPELGADITDKGIALTGGGALLRDLDRLLQEETGLPVVVADDPLTCVVRGCGEALEHLERLGAIFIND
- the mreC gene encoding rod shape-determining protein MreC, yielding MQGQTPPLFRRGPPAEVRLAVLVVLALTLMLVDARMRVLEPVRRAVAIALYPFQRVVLAPRDLVEQVDEWVNAANLIRQENEALQRQRIELAQVSTHAQQVATENAQLRRLLGITEHTSEPTVVVEVFYEPPDGGGQQRLVFNKGSRAGLAPGMPVIDEGGVVGQLVRVTPMTSEAALLTDDRVSIPVQVLRNGLRLIAFGTNTPGQIEVRYLSANADVRVGDVLITSGVGGFFPAGLQVAKITSIDRNSASGFAQAMGEPLSHPERYRHFLVLQVDVGKATKMQQEEGDDN
- the mreD gene encoding rod shape-determining protein MreD, whose amino-acid sequence is MRPARGVFVWTTLIVVWLASMLPWRLWPAAPDMMALVLAYWSAYESRRVGLVTAFVFGILLDVHDTALLGGHALTYALVVYGAQLLQRRLQRFDLLSQAVHMLPVFLLAPLSTHLMVAWLAGHWPGWWWAVGALITAALWPIVGWVLQLPQRRLDDVESSAV
- the mrdA gene encoding penicillin-binding protein 2 produces the protein MFEFKNTSLQKKRRFRLRALVGAAVVLVCFGMLASRFWVLQVVRYQGFSERADRNRIALVPIPPRRGEIYDRNGVVLARNYRTYTLEVTPADFGIHYNYDKLFDRLSHVVYLSPSDKRKFKRQLGETSRVDTVTLRDNLNDTEASWFAAHAFMFPGVELKARWVRQYPQGAAAAQVVGYISRISDSDLEELDKKGETGNYRGTEYIGKKGIEQSYEKVLHGTTGVQEVEITAGGRPVRTLSRTDPVAGSDLKLSLDMGLQRVAEQAFGKEDGALVAIDPNTGEVLAFVSMPSYDPNLFVNGIDVDNWKQLNESPDHPLIDRPLTSAFPIGSTYKPFVALAMLTLGKRDPNAQIPDPGYFEFGGQKFHNSGGEAFGSVDLHKAIVVSDDTYFFSLGPIIGVDPLHDFTKQFGFGQITGIDLDGEKRGVLPSKAWKRRTFKTKAQQQWYPGESVSLTVGQGYNAFTMMQLAQAVSTLADNGIYRRPHLVHSIRDPITDKVTRVPSVIDHVIPVKQKYFDIVKSAMADVPRIGTSRMAFLGAQYPSAGKTGTAQVYSLHGAKAREVPKNLRDHALYIGFAPVDHPQIAVAVIVEHGTWGASVAAPIVRKMFDYWLIERPKEKAAGELKNLPLLTKSAAAFHDPVFGGSDNAALFGTALHREPAAAPADPAAPAPAPFNPAPPGSAIGPVPTAPARTQSARGGIQ